In Ciconia boyciana chromosome 1, ASM3463844v1, whole genome shotgun sequence, the genomic stretch agaaaaaaacatagatTTCCGGGACTCAGAGAGTTTCCAAGATTCAGGAGATACCGAAGCACCAGGCTTACGGacctcaggaaagaaagaaggctTCCAAGAGTCAGAGGAAACTGTGTGACTAGACTTTCGAAGCTCAGGAGAAACAGGGGGAGAATGCTTCCACGTGTCAGGGGACAGAACAGGTTTCCAGCCTTCAGGGTAAACAGATGAGATGGGTTTCCATGGCTCAGAAGAAACAAGAGTAGACTTCTGGGATTCAGAAAAGGATGTAGATTTCCACGAGTCAGAAACAAGCCTCCTAGGCTCTGGGGACACAACGGGACCAGGCCTTCGGGACTCAGTGGCAGACCTCCGGGATTCTACGGACACTGACATGGCAGGCTTTGGAGCCCAGGGAGAAACCGTGGAAGACTTCTGCACCTCGTGAGGTGTAGATCTCCAGGGCTCAGGGGAAACAGTCGGACCAGGTCTCCATGACTCTGGCGAAACTGCGGGAGCAGGCCTCCGGGTTTCAggagaagaagcagaagcaggtCTACGCATTTGAGAAGGATGCCTCCGGGGCTCAGGAGACCCAGCTGGGGCATACCTTCGTGGTTCAGGGGATACCGCTGGTGTAGGTTTCTTTGGCTCTGGCGACACAGCTGGGGAGTATCTGCGGGGCTCCGGAGACACAGCAGGAGAATGGCGACGGGGCTCTGGTGATACAGCGGGGGAATGCCGACGGGGCTCTGGAGACATTGCTGGCGAATGCCGACGGGGCTCTGGAGACACAGCCGGAGAATGCCGACGGGGCTCTGGAGACACAGCCGGGGCTGGCTTCTGTGGGTCGGGGGACACAGCAGGAGATGGCTTCTGTGGGTCAGGGGACACAGCAGGAGATGGCTTCTGTGGGTCGGGGGACACAGCAGGAGACGGCTTCTCTGAGTCTGGGGATACAGCTGAGGCTAACTTCTCTGGATCTGGAGATGTGGCCTGGGCTGACTTTTCTGGATCTGGGGACGTGGCCTGGGCCAACTTCTCTGGCTCTGAGGAAGCTGCCTGAGCCGACTTTTGGGGCTCTGGGGACACTGATGATTTCTGAAGCTTGGGGGAAACAACAGGTTCAGATTTGGGGAGGTCAGGAGAAAGGGCAGGTTTGCGCAACTCAGGGGAAAGGGTAGGTTTCTGTGGCTCCAATGTGACACTTTTTTTGGAGGAATCTGAGTCTCCTTCTACCTGTTCTTTCCGCTCCTCATTCCACTTCTCAGGTGCTGCATGTTGTGCTGTGATGTGATAATATACATTGCAATACATCTTGCTGGTAAAGAAACATTTGTGGCAGTGAAACAGTTTTGCActtttttgataaaatataAGTTTACCCAAACCAGCAGCATCCATTTCATCACAATACTCTGGGTGTATGGTACCCATATGAATTTGTATGTTTTCATAGTCCGTTCCTCTGAAGCTGCAGTGATCACACTCTAAGCGCTCTGTAGTTTTACGTAGTATCTGCAACATGTCCATTTTTCTATGGTCAGTAACAGTTTTCACAGCACTGCACCTTTTAAAGGGCAAGCTTCAGTTCCtgcaataaaggaaaaaaatctgtatagTTAGCTGTCAATGTTAATGTCAACTCTCTGTGATTCCTAAATAACcacatgtgctttttttcctctccattttaGAAAGCATATCTTCTGCGTAGGCACTACTTCATAAAGAAATCCAAATATAGGTGTCTCAGGCTTCTGCAAATCATTTTACATCAGTAgaacttgaaaaacaaagcttaTATCTAACAATAGGCCTTCCTATCTAtctaaaaaaatctgcaaatgataaaaaaagaacacaggTGATGAAGAGCTAAGTTTGATAAATGTGACTTGCTTTCTTAGTTGTCTTTTCTTCACAGATTTGAAGtggttttatttacattacacatgtaactgaaaacagaaagtacTTTGAAACAGTGCCACTGAGATAAAGCCATTTCAAAACTGCATCTTCAtcataaaatttcaaaacaaattagcTGGTTttgacaaagacaaaaaaaatttcaagaagaaaaca encodes the following:
- the CHAMP1 gene encoding chromosome alignment-maintaining phosphoprotein 1: MDMLQILRKTTERLECDHCSFRGTDYENIQIHMGTIHPEYCDEMDAAGLGKLIFYQKSAKLFHCHKCFFTSKMYCNVYYHITAQHAAPEKWNEERKEQVEGDSDSSKKSVTLEPQKPTLSPELRKPALSPDLPKSEPVVSPKLQKSSVSPEPQKSAQAASSEPEKLAQATSPDPEKSAQATSPDPEKLASAVSPDSEKPSPAVSPDPQKPSPAVSPDPQKPSPAVSPDPQKPAPAVSPEPRRHSPAVSPEPRRHSPAMSPEPRRHSPAVSPEPRRHSPAVSPEPRRYSPAVSPEPKKPTPAVSPEPRRYAPAGSPEPRRHPSQMRRPASASSPETRRPAPAVSPESWRPGPTVSPEPWRSTPHEVQKSSTVSPWAPKPAMSVSVESRRSATESRRPGPVVSPEPRRLVSDSWKSTSFSESQKSTLVSSEPWKPISSVYPEGWKPVLSPDTWKHSPPVSPELRKSSHTVSSDSWKPSFFPEVRKPGASVSPESWKLSESRKSMFFSETQKSTSAASSEVQKRAHFPEPRKRALFPESRKSNPTVSTDVQKRGVFSEPQNQVSTSAVSTEGQKHALCSEAQKSALASSEVQKHALFSEAQKLAPISSEVQEPTSFPESQKSASPEIQKHGLFTESQKPTPSVSPETPKQALFTDSQKSAVSPDVQKHAVFSEMQKPAAALSSDVQRHAETTVSSEIQKNILFSEPHKSAPGFSSEPQTPSESGESDFLCHSLDDQKPLDDLFSQDEQSILAKESPEDMLYSCPKKKPKKENQENSDSELNSSECGKTEMDSMEIKEQESNSDQEQYDMESSDYSKESKIDATTPMQPQCVLQFTEEKEAFISEEEIAKYMKRGKGKYYCKICCCRAMKKGAVLHHLVNKHNVQSPYKCKICGKAFLLESLLKNHVAAHGQSLLKCPRCNFESNFPRGFKKHLTHCQSRHSDDTPKKHLDSLEPLEEQI